Proteins encoded within one genomic window of Candidatus Pseudothioglobus singularis PS1:
- a CDS encoding dihydrodipicolinate synthase family protein — protein sequence MKFEGIYTPVLTPYDDNHAINFDAIEPMIEDLINSGVHGIVVAGTTGEYYTQDTKERLQVMKISKDIINNRVPCIVGTGAIRTEESVFFAEEAAKIGADGILIATPPYALPTERENALHALAIDRAADLPIMLYNYPGRMGSKMGEEYLDRVGRSSNFCAIKESSGDINRLHLLARDYPHIQLCCGMDDQALEFFAWGASGWVCAGSNFAPEAHVALYEACRVEGDFDKGRRIMSAMMPLMRVLEQGGKFIQCIKHGSIMRGLPVGPPRKPLQKLNKDDKRQLEQVIRVMNQTVNQIKQEGS from the coding sequence ATGAAGTTTGAAGGAATTTATACGCCAGTACTTACACCGTATGATGACAATCATGCAATAAACTTTGACGCCATCGAGCCTATGATTGAGGATCTCATTAACAGTGGTGTTCATGGGATTGTCGTTGCTGGAACAACTGGCGAGTACTATACTCAGGATACTAAAGAGCGCCTTCAGGTAATGAAGATAAGTAAGGATATCATTAATAATAGAGTTCCCTGCATTGTTGGTACTGGTGCCATTCGAACTGAAGAGTCAGTTTTCTTTGCAGAGGAGGCAGCCAAAATTGGAGCAGACGGAATATTAATAGCAACACCTCCCTATGCGCTCCCTACAGAGAGAGAAAATGCGCTTCATGCACTAGCAATTGACCGAGCAGCTGATCTTCCAATTATGCTCTACAACTATCCTGGAAGGATGGGCTCTAAGATGGGTGAGGAATATCTTGACAGGGTGGGTAGGTCATCAAACTTTTGCGCCATCAAAGAAAGCAGTGGAGATATAAATAGACTTCACCTATTAGCAAGAGATTATCCTCATATCCAGCTTTGCTGCGGAATGGATGATCAAGCCTTAGAGTTCTTTGCTTGGGGAGCCAGTGGTTGGGTCTGTGCTGGATCTAATTTCGCTCCTGAAGCTCATGTTGCTCTATACGAGGCTTGTAGAGTTGAGGGAGACTTCGATAAAGGGAGGCGAATCATGTCAGCAATGATGCCGTTGATGAGAGTTCTTGAGCAAGGTGGAAAATTTATCCAATGTATCAAGCACGGATCAATTATGAGAGGACTTCCAGTAGGACCTCCAAGAAAACCACTTCAAAAATTGAATAAAGACGATAAGCGCCAATTAGAGCAAGTCATACGAGTCATGAATCAAACTGTCAATCAAATCAAACAGGAGGGGAGTTAA
- a CDS encoding NAD(P)/FAD-dependent oxidoreductase has translation MNQIKLPKNPGDTGWKEILPERKVNPKLSDHLNADYLIIGGGFAGLSAARRLIQIDNKAKIAVLEACEIGEGPAGRNSGFMIDLPHNLASDDYVGSLDKDREQTLINRSAIEFAKSASKEYEMPAEAIQLVGKTNAAATPKGVNFNTEYAKHLDKTSESYKMLDAKEMKDLTGIDYYLNGLWTPGTAMLQPALYIQSLADGVSKSPNTTIYENSPVISLEEEGMHDGQKVWKAKTSLGSISSPKVILAVNGLVEKFGYFQNRLMTIFTYSSLSRELTSEESNMLGGTQDWGLTSADAMGSSVRRISGMGGNRILVRNRWSYNPSMEASDSFMNSAANSHNESFKARFPMLDKVSMDYSWGGRLCLSLNNVFAQGEVDEGVYSACCQNGLGTAKGTAIGIITAEKITGTINSLVPDFVDEEVPKKLMPKPFMWFGVNSYMRWKELMAGKEK, from the coding sequence ATGAATCAGATCAAGCTACCCAAAAATCCTGGTGATACAGGCTGGAAAGAAATCCTTCCTGAGCGGAAGGTTAATCCAAAGCTTTCAGATCATCTCAACGCAGACTACTTGATTATTGGCGGAGGCTTTGCGGGCCTCTCTGCGGCTAGGCGTTTAATTCAAATCGATAATAAAGCAAAAATTGCTGTACTTGAAGCCTGTGAAATTGGTGAAGGCCCCGCAGGAAGAAACTCAGGCTTTATGATTGATCTTCCTCACAACTTAGCTTCAGATGATTACGTAGGAAGCCTCGATAAAGATCGTGAACAAACCCTGATTAATCGCTCTGCAATTGAATTTGCCAAGAGTGCTTCAAAAGAATATGAAATGCCAGCTGAAGCGATACAACTTGTTGGCAAAACGAATGCAGCAGCAACCCCAAAAGGAGTGAATTTCAATACAGAGTATGCAAAGCACCTAGACAAGACTAGTGAAAGCTATAAGATGCTTGATGCTAAAGAAATGAAAGACCTGACCGGAATAGATTACTACCTAAATGGCCTATGGACTCCAGGTACAGCGATGCTACAACCTGCCCTTTACATCCAGTCACTAGCAGATGGTGTCTCTAAGAGTCCCAATACAACGATTTATGAAAACTCTCCGGTCATTTCTCTTGAAGAGGAAGGAATGCATGATGGACAAAAAGTATGGAAGGCTAAAACTAGTCTTGGATCAATATCAAGTCCAAAAGTTATATTAGCAGTCAACGGATTGGTTGAAAAATTTGGATACTTTCAGAATAGGCTAATGACTATTTTTACCTACTCATCCCTATCAAGAGAGTTAACTTCTGAAGAGTCTAATATGCTGGGCGGCACTCAAGATTGGGGATTAACTTCAGCTGACGCTATGGGCTCTTCAGTAAGGCGCATTTCTGGAATGGGTGGCAATAGGATTCTGGTTCGAAACAGATGGTCTTATAATCCAAGCATGGAAGCCTCAGATTCATTTATGAATTCTGCTGCAAATAGTCATAATGAATCATTTAAAGCTCGCTTTCCAATGCTTGATAAAGTATCTATGGATTACTCATGGGGAGGTCGTCTTTGTCTGAGTCTTAACAACGTCTTTGCTCAGGGAGAGGTTGATGAAGGCGTCTACTCTGCGTGCTGTCAAAATGGCCTTGGAACTGCCAAAGGAACTGCGATTGGTATCATTACGGCTGAAAAAATTACTGGAACTATCAATAGCCTAGTGCCAGACTTTGTTGACGAGGAAGTACCTAAAAAACTGATGCCGAAACCATTCATGTGGTTTGGTGTTAATAGCTATATGCGCTGGAAAGAACTGATGGCAGGGAAAGAAAAATAA
- a CDS encoding trimethylamine methyltransferase family protein, whose amino-acid sequence MPNSTERLGRAARRSDRLKVKIEMLPTLRRNIPLTEPMNEEQIEKMDDASLSILEEVGVEFHDPIALEHWKEAGASVEGERVRFDRGLIRELIKSIPESITMHARDPEKSLEIGGNNSIFVPMTGAPFLTDLENKRRMPTLDDLANFHKLSHMLPAIHSSAHHIVEPMDHAISHRHLRITYSSMKHSDKTFMGMTSSGKNAEDVIEMCKILFGEKFIDTHPVVTGNINGNSPLVWDQTMLSALRVFSAHNQPVLCSPFVLGGANTPASVAPTVAQVNAEALSALAYTQVIRKGAPAIYGHYLATVSMQSGAPMAGTPEISLMNFMIGQMARHYKVPWRSSNTLGGSKVFDAQSGYESASTMMAVLLSGANYIWHSAGWNEAGMHCSMAKFVVDAEQCEMGYRMAEGVRWDDFEEGLAAIRDVGPGGHYLGHQHTMENFQRAFFMPKLFDNNSVEQWQADGSKDTIQRGLEGAKKLLEDYQEPKLDQAKDEELLDYIAKRETTIPKMEALNQEH is encoded by the coding sequence ATGCCCAATTCTACTGAAAGACTTGGAAGAGCGGCTCGAAGAAGTGACCGCCTAAAAGTCAAAATTGAAATGCTGCCGACTTTACGTCGAAATATCCCTCTTACAGAGCCAATGAATGAAGAGCAGATTGAGAAAATGGATGACGCTTCGCTGTCTATTCTGGAGGAAGTTGGCGTAGAATTTCATGATCCTATTGCACTAGAACACTGGAAGGAAGCTGGAGCCAGTGTAGAGGGGGAGAGGGTGCGCTTTGATAGAGGTCTAATTCGAGAACTCATCAAATCAATTCCAGAGAGCATCACAATGCATGCCCGAGATCCAGAGAAGTCACTTGAAATTGGTGGAAATAACTCTATTTTTGTTCCAATGACAGGTGCTCCGTTTCTGACTGATCTTGAAAATAAAAGGCGCATGCCTACCCTGGATGATCTTGCTAACTTTCATAAGCTGTCTCATATGCTCCCTGCCATTCATTCGAGTGCCCATCACATCGTAGAACCCATGGATCATGCAATTTCTCATAGACATTTGAGGATAACTTATTCATCAATGAAGCACTCCGATAAGACCTTTATGGGTATGACCAGTAGTGGTAAGAATGCTGAGGATGTAATTGAGATGTGTAAGATTCTCTTTGGTGAAAAATTCATTGATACGCACCCAGTAGTCACCGGCAACATTAATGGAAACTCCCCACTAGTTTGGGATCAAACCATGCTCTCAGCTTTAAGGGTTTTTTCAGCACACAATCAACCTGTTCTCTGCTCTCCTTTCGTTCTTGGTGGCGCCAACACTCCCGCAAGTGTTGCACCAACGGTAGCTCAGGTCAATGCAGAAGCTCTATCTGCTCTCGCCTATACTCAAGTCATACGCAAAGGAGCGCCAGCAATTTATGGCCATTACTTAGCTACGGTATCAATGCAATCTGGGGCACCTATGGCTGGAACGCCTGAAATTTCTCTCATGAATTTTATGATTGGACAAATGGCAAGACACTATAAAGTCCCTTGGAGAAGCTCTAATACGCTTGGTGGATCAAAAGTTTTTGATGCACAATCAGGCTATGAAAGTGCATCAACAATGATGGCTGTCCTGTTATCTGGCGCTAACTATATATGGCATTCTGCGGGATGGAATGAGGCTGGAATGCATTGCTCAATGGCAAAATTTGTGGTTGATGCTGAGCAATGCGAAATGGGCTATAGAATGGCTGAAGGAGTGAGATGGGATGATTTTGAAGAGGGGCTGGCTGCCATTAGAGATGTGGGTCCTGGTGGTCATTACCTTGGCCATCAACACACCATGGAAAATTTTCAGAGGGCCTTTTTTATGCCTAAACTATTTGACAATAATTCTGTTGAGCAATGGCAGGCTGATGGAAGTAAAGATACAATTCAAAGAGGACTTGAAGGGGCAAAAAAACTACTTGAAGATTATCAAGAGCCTAAGCTGGATCAAGCTAAAGATGAAGAACTCTTGGATTACATCGCTAAAAGGGAAACTACAATTCCCAAAATGGAAGCACTTAATCAGGAGCATTAA
- a CDS encoding membrane dipeptidase, translated as MAHPSLFIDALQYNNWSEEIFKQINQGGLSAVHVTICYHEDFQEMVQNVIDWNRRFEDYSNLIFLGRTAADVRKAQKEGRTAIFFGYQNCSPIEDNIGLVEVCHQLGARFMQLTYNNQSLLGTGCYEENDPGITRMGKQVIKEMNRVGLVVDMSHSSEKSTLEAIEISERPIAITHANPTFWHPALRNKSNEVLKALGESNSMLGFSVYPHHLKDGSDCTLESFCNMIADTAEIMGMNNIGIGTDLCQNQPDSVVEWMRNGTWTNDRDFGEGSASFAGFPDQPEWFRDNRDFVNISNGLKSIGFSENDVELVMGKNWLNFFDASFESL; from the coding sequence ATGGCGCACCCTTCACTATTTATTGATGCACTTCAATACAATAATTGGAGTGAGGAGATATTTAAGCAAATTAACCAAGGCGGTTTGAGTGCTGTTCACGTTACAATTTGTTATCACGAAGACTTTCAGGAGATGGTCCAAAATGTTATTGACTGGAACCGTCGTTTTGAGGACTACTCAAATTTAATTTTTCTTGGCCGAACTGCAGCTGATGTCAGAAAGGCTCAAAAAGAAGGAAGAACAGCAATCTTTTTTGGCTATCAAAACTGCTCCCCTATCGAAGATAATATTGGCCTCGTTGAAGTATGTCATCAACTAGGTGCAAGGTTTATGCAGTTAACCTATAACAATCAAAGTCTTTTAGGAACTGGCTGTTATGAAGAAAACGACCCAGGAATTACGAGAATGGGTAAACAGGTTATTAAAGAAATGAATAGGGTTGGACTAGTGGTCGATATGAGTCATTCCTCAGAGAAATCTACCCTAGAAGCTATAGAAATATCAGAGCGTCCTATTGCAATCACGCATGCAAATCCAACGTTCTGGCATCCTGCGCTGAGAAATAAGTCAAACGAAGTTCTAAAGGCGCTTGGAGAAAGTAATAGTATGCTTGGTTTTTCTGTCTACCCACACCACCTTAAGGATGGTTCAGACTGCACATTAGAAAGTTTTTGTAATATGATTGCCGATACTGCAGAAATTATGGGGATGAATAATATCGGTATTGGAACTGACCTATGTCAAAATCAACCTGATAGCGTTGTAGAGTGGATGCGAAATGGCACATGGACTAATGATCGTGACTTCGGTGAAGGTTCGGCCAGTTTTGCAGGATTTCCAGATCAGCCCGAGTGGTTTCGAGATAATCGTGATTTTGTAAACATTTCAAATGGTTTAAAGTCCATAGGTTTTTCTGAAAATGACGTTGAATTGGTCATGGGTAAAAACTGGTTAAATTTTTTCGACGCATCTTTTGAATCTTTATAA
- a CDS encoding SDR family NAD(P)-dependent oxidoreductase, with protein MVKDKSNVVLVTGATGGIGKSIVNKYSRQGLTLAIADKDEEQANKLVHEINHGNGKAMAFPGDLLDQNYCDRLANEVQKKLGSIDILINNAGLMRRGDITQTSDEDYDLSMKINVEAPFRLIRAAIPLMAEAGGGSIVNVSSCWGINPGPNHLIYCTTKAALAAMTKCLGRDHAHQNIRINAVCPNEVNTPMLRTGFEIRGLNPDDAIEELNQSVPIGHIAEPEEIANVVSFLSSDEARYICGSLVEINGGKAVY; from the coding sequence ATGGTCAAAGATAAATCAAATGTTGTTCTTGTGACTGGTGCCACTGGTGGTATTGGAAAGTCCATAGTAAATAAATATTCACGGCAAGGTTTAACTCTAGCCATTGCTGATAAGGACGAAGAACAGGCTAACAAACTTGTTCATGAAATCAATCACGGCAATGGAAAGGCAATGGCATTTCCTGGAGACCTGTTGGATCAAAATTATTGTGATCGTCTTGCAAATGAGGTTCAAAAAAAACTTGGAAGCATTGATATTCTCATCAACAATGCTGGTCTTATGCGTCGTGGTGACATCACACAGACCTCTGATGAGGATTATGATCTATCAATGAAGATCAATGTTGAAGCGCCGTTTAGACTCATTAGAGCTGCGATCCCCTTGATGGCAGAAGCTGGAGGTGGATCCATTGTCAACGTATCATCCTGTTGGGGCATTAATCCAGGACCAAATCATCTGATCTACTGCACTACCAAGGCAGCATTAGCAGCAATGACGAAGTGCCTAGGCAGAGATCATGCTCATCAAAATATTCGAATCAATGCAGTATGTCCTAACGAAGTTAATACACCAATGCTCAGAACAGGTTTTGAAATAAGAGGTTTAAATCCAGATGATGCTATTGAAGAATTGAATCAATCTGTCCCGATAGGTCATATAGCTGAGCCAGAGGAGATTGCTAATGTGGTGTCTTTTTTAAGTTCAGATGAGGCGCGTTATATTTGTGGATCACTAGTGGAGATTAATGGTGGAAAAGCGGTTTACTAA
- a CDS encoding SDR family NAD(P)-dependent oxidoreductase, translating to MVEKRFTNKIVVVTGATQGIGLACAERLHEEGATVCAIQRGQSNLFDSFKFDLSKEQDCSKSIDVIVKKYGRIDVLVNNAGIMKESSLMDTSLEDWNQTISVNLTAPFLLSKFAMPFLIESEGCIVNIGSIEGIGANPNHAAYCSSKAGLHGLTRSIAVDHGKDGVRCNAVAPGWIDTELNEDFINSMPDSDHFRKNIGSIHPLNRTGKTEEVASLVSWLASSESSFVTGQVYTIDGGRMAKISLPNL from the coding sequence ATGGTGGAAAAGCGGTTTACTAATAAAATTGTTGTTGTTACTGGAGCCACTCAAGGCATTGGACTTGCTTGCGCTGAGCGTCTTCATGAAGAGGGAGCAACCGTTTGCGCCATTCAAAGAGGACAATCAAACTTATTTGACTCTTTTAAGTTTGATCTAAGCAAAGAACAAGACTGCTCTAAAAGTATTGATGTCATTGTCAAAAAGTATGGTCGCATTGACGTATTAGTTAATAATGCTGGCATCATGAAAGAATCTTCGTTGATGGACACTTCACTTGAGGATTGGAATCAAACAATATCGGTTAATCTCACTGCCCCTTTCTTATTGAGTAAATTTGCTATGCCTTTTTTGATTGAATCTGAAGGCTGTATTGTTAATATCGGCTCAATTGAGGGGATAGGAGCTAATCCAAATCATGCGGCATATTGTTCTAGCAAGGCTGGGCTTCATGGACTAACACGCTCCATCGCAGTCGATCATGGAAAGGATGGGGTAAGGTGTAATGCTGTCGCTCCAGGATGGATAGATACAGAGCTAAATGAGGACTTTATAAACTCAATGCCTGATTCAGACCATTTTAGAAAAAATATTGGTAGTATCCACCCACTTAATAGAACAGGTAAAACAGAAGAAGTTGCCTCATTAGTTTCATGGCTTGCATCTTCAGAATCAAGTTTTGTAACTGGACAGGTATATACTATTGATGGGGGAAGGATGGCAAAAATTAGCTTGCCAAACCTCTAG
- a CDS encoding aldehyde dehydrogenase, with product MSNLLTHEEYSAIANSLSFPTNAFINGQFQSSKSGKTFETINPATGNVIAKVAACNADDVDHAVIKAREAFDQGHWSKLHPSERKKVLIKFSKLIQRNLNELAVMESVDSGKPVRDCATIDLPETIECLLWHAEAIDKVYDQTAPAGEDALSVIVREPVGVVGCVLPWNFPLLMMAWKIAPALATGNSVIVKPAEQTSLTALRLAELAIDAGLPRGVLNVIPGMGPDVGEPIGLHADIDMVSFTGSTETGRRFLRYSADSNLKKIVLECGGKNPAIVLDDAEDLDLVAEHIVNASFWNMGENCSANSRLIVQENIKEALLEKILAHLRDWKTGDPLDPSNYLGSLVDDEHFKKVCSYLKQDNILVGGTTEKPNYVLPTIVDQVDPDSKIAQEEIFGPILSVITVKSFDEAIAVANNTEYGLAASVFTSNGKKAIRAARAIKAGTVTVNCYGEGDMSTPFGGYKHSGFGGRDNSIHAHDQYTELKTIWIDLSDRAPEESVD from the coding sequence ATGTCAAATCTTCTAACCCATGAGGAATATAGTGCAATTGCAAATTCACTTAGCTTTCCAACCAATGCGTTCATTAATGGACAATTCCAATCTTCAAAATCAGGAAAAACATTTGAAACTATAAACCCTGCAACTGGAAATGTTATTGCCAAAGTTGCTGCATGTAATGCAGATGATGTAGACCACGCTGTTATAAAAGCAAGGGAGGCATTTGATCAAGGTCACTGGTCAAAACTTCATCCAAGTGAGAGAAAAAAGGTGCTCATTAAATTCTCTAAACTGATACAAAGAAATCTTAATGAGCTGGCCGTTATGGAGAGTGTTGACTCAGGTAAACCAGTTCGTGATTGTGCAACGATTGACCTTCCAGAAACGATTGAATGTTTACTTTGGCATGCAGAAGCCATTGACAAGGTTTATGATCAAACTGCGCCAGCAGGAGAAGATGCCTTATCCGTTATCGTTCGTGAACCGGTTGGCGTTGTTGGCTGCGTTCTGCCATGGAACTTTCCGCTTCTCATGATGGCCTGGAAAATAGCGCCCGCACTTGCTACAGGGAACTCTGTGATTGTTAAACCCGCAGAACAAACCAGCTTAACCGCGCTTAGACTGGCCGAATTGGCCATCGATGCAGGACTCCCAAGAGGCGTCCTCAATGTCATACCAGGGATGGGGCCAGATGTTGGTGAGCCGATTGGCCTTCATGCTGATATCGATATGGTTTCATTTACTGGATCAACAGAGACCGGTAGACGTTTTCTGCGCTATTCAGCAGACTCAAATCTTAAAAAGATTGTGCTTGAGTGTGGCGGTAAAAATCCAGCAATTGTTTTGGATGATGCTGAAGATTTAGACCTAGTTGCAGAGCATATTGTGAACGCCTCTTTTTGGAACATGGGAGAGAACTGTTCAGCAAACTCAAGGCTCATTGTTCAAGAAAATATTAAAGAGGCTTTACTTGAAAAGATTCTTGCACACCTCAGAGATTGGAAGACGGGTGATCCCCTTGATCCATCAAATTATCTTGGCTCTTTAGTGGATGATGAACACTTTAAAAAGGTTTGTAGCTACCTCAAGCAAGACAACATTTTAGTTGGCGGAACAACTGAAAAACCAAACTATGTTCTTCCTACTATTGTTGACCAGGTTGATCCTGACTCCAAAATAGCACAAGAGGAAATTTTTGGTCCAATCCTCTCCGTAATTACCGTGAAGTCATTTGATGAGGCGATTGCTGTTGCAAACAATACAGAATATGGATTAGCTGCCAGCGTCTTTACCTCAAATGGAAAGAAAGCAATCCGAGCTGCACGAGCCATTAAGGCGGGCACAGTGACTGTTAATTGTTATGGTGAAGGAGATATGAGTACGCCATTTGGTGGGTACAAGCATTCAGGTTTTGGCGGAAGGGATAACTCCATTCATGCCCATGACCAATATACAGAGCTCAAGACAATATGGATTGATCTCTCAGATCGGGCTCCAGAAGAGTCAGTAGATTAA
- a CDS encoding L-serine ammonia-lyase — protein MFISVLDLFKVGIGPSSSHTMGPMVAASAFLQDIRHYIDSNSDTKNYHVRCTLKDSLAYTGVGHATDKAVTLGLHGYLPNTIINENMDEVHDRTWNSKTINISDDISASFFSEEDIIFDTRNSLKQHPNGLVFELLDDSGGLLLSSTFFSIGGGFISTLAEIDSVEAPIAAEPSSAYPYPFDNSDQMLDMSKKNKKTIWEMKLANELENLPEEILNLELDKIWNAMKTCVEKGLTTEGILPGGLNTKRRAKQLNESLENDKENAGSSDWLCAYAMAVNEENAAGHMVVTAPTNGAAGVVPATLYYYYKHKAASQEQIRQFLLSAAAIGGLIKHNSSISGAEVGCQGEVGSASSMAAAGLCAARGGTSEQIENAAEMALEHHIGMTCDPVKGLVQVPCIERNGFGAVKAYTASSLSLRESGEHLISLDQCIAAMKRTGLDMSTKYKETSLGGLAVSFIEC, from the coding sequence ATGTTTATCAGTGTTTTAGACTTATTTAAAGTTGGTATTGGGCCGTCCAGTTCTCATACTATGGGACCTATGGTTGCGGCTAGCGCTTTTCTGCAAGATATACGTCATTATATTGATTCAAATTCAGATACAAAAAACTATCATGTCAGGTGCACTTTAAAAGACTCCTTGGCCTACACTGGAGTTGGTCATGCCACGGATAAAGCTGTAACTTTAGGTCTTCATGGGTATTTACCTAACACAATAATTAATGAAAATATGGATGAGGTTCATGATAGAACCTGGAACTCAAAAACTATCAATATAAGTGATGATATTTCAGCATCTTTCTTTTCGGAAGAAGATATTATTTTTGATACTCGAAACTCGCTCAAACAGCATCCAAATGGTCTTGTTTTTGAACTATTAGATGACTCTGGTGGATTATTATTATCTAGCACCTTCTTTTCGATTGGTGGTGGCTTTATATCTACCTTAGCAGAAATCGATAGCGTCGAGGCCCCAATAGCCGCTGAACCAAGTTCAGCCTACCCATATCCATTTGACAACTCAGACCAAATGCTGGACATGTCAAAGAAGAATAAAAAGACGATCTGGGAGATGAAGCTAGCAAACGAATTAGAAAATCTTCCTGAGGAAATACTCAATTTAGAGCTAGACAAAATTTGGAATGCAATGAAAACTTGTGTTGAAAAAGGCCTAACTACTGAAGGTATTTTACCAGGTGGATTGAACACTAAAAGACGAGCAAAACAATTGAACGAAAGTCTCGAAAATGATAAGGAGAATGCAGGCTCTAGTGATTGGCTATGCGCATACGCTATGGCGGTTAATGAAGAAAATGCTGCTGGACATATGGTCGTTACAGCGCCTACCAATGGTGCAGCAGGTGTTGTACCAGCAACACTCTACTACTACTATAAACATAAGGCTGCTTCACAAGAACAAATTCGACAATTTCTTTTGTCAGCTGCTGCAATTGGTGGATTAATTAAACATAACAGCTCAATCTCTGGCGCGGAAGTTGGATGTCAAGGAGAGGTTGGCTCTGCATCTTCAATGGCAGCTGCAGGGCTATGTGCAGCAAGGGGTGGAACAAGTGAACAAATCGAAAATGCTGCAGAGATGGCTCTTGAGCATCACATTGGAATGACTTGTGACCCGGTTAAAGGCCTAGTTCAAGTTCCATGTATTGAGAGAAACGGCTTCGGAGCCGTTAAAGCATATACTGCAAGTTCACTCTCACTCAGAGAGAGTGGAGAACACTTAATATCTCTAGATCAATGCATCGCCGCTATGAAGAGAACTGGACTAGATATGTCAACTAAGTATAAAGAGACCTCACTTGGTGGCTTAGCGGTCAGTTTTATTGAGTGCTAA
- a CDS encoding aldehyde dehydrogenase family protein has protein sequence MSNLSNNYIAGDWVKGASSISNINPSNTNDVIGEFAQASNSQLEDALNSAQVAQRQWAATGLEQRQAVLMKIGEEMMARSAELGELLSREEGKPVAEGKGEVYRAGQFFTYYAAEVLRQGGDTADSVRPNIEIDVRREPMGTVAIISPWNFPTATASWKIAPALAFGNAVIWKPANLTPASAVALTEIISKQDIPKGLFNLVMGSGSSIGQSLAESPKVHAISFTGSYDVGRQIAGAAAKNLTKFQLELGSKNPLVVMDDADMDVAVAAATGGAFGSTGQKCTASSRLVVHASIHDEFVERMSQSTSALKVGDALQEGTQIGPAASQQQLDSNLKYMALAKEEGCEVVCGGNKLELDNPGFYMQPALLIGGNNSMRVNREELFAPMACVIKVADYEEALSVANDTEFGLVSGIITQSLSRASHFRRNAESGCVMVNLPTAGTDYHVPFGGRKNSSFGPREQGTYAKELYTQVKTSYISSGNP, from the coding sequence ATGTCTAATCTTTCTAACAACTACATTGCGGGCGACTGGGTAAAAGGCGCAAGTTCAATTTCTAATATCAATCCATCGAATACAAACGATGTTATTGGAGAATTTGCTCAAGCCAGTAACTCACAATTAGAGGATGCTCTCAATTCGGCTCAGGTTGCCCAAAGACAATGGGCTGCAACAGGCCTTGAGCAGCGTCAAGCTGTATTGATGAAGATTGGTGAAGAGATGATGGCGCGAAGCGCTGAACTTGGGGAGCTGCTATCCAGAGAGGAAGGTAAGCCAGTTGCTGAAGGCAAAGGAGAAGTATATAGGGCAGGTCAATTTTTTACTTACTATGCAGCAGAGGTCCTAAGGCAGGGTGGTGATACTGCGGATTCAGTCAGACCTAATATTGAAATTGATGTTCGCAGAGAGCCAATGGGAACAGTCGCAATCATCTCGCCATGGAACTTTCCAACAGCAACAGCGAGCTGGAAAATTGCTCCAGCACTAGCATTTGGTAATGCTGTTATTTGGAAGCCTGCGAACTTAACACCAGCAAGTGCAGTAGCATTAACTGAAATCATTTCCAAGCAAGATATTCCAAAGGGTTTGTTTAATTTAGTAATGGGCTCAGGTTCATCAATTGGACAGTCGTTGGCTGAAAGTCCAAAAGTGCATGCAATCAGTTTTACTGGATCTTATGATGTGGGTCGTCAGATTGCAGGCGCAGCCGCTAAAAATTTAACAAAGTTTCAGTTAGAGTTAGGCTCTAAAAACCCACTTGTGGTAATGGATGATGCTGATATGGATGTCGCTGTTGCGGCTGCTACTGGAGGTGCTTTTGGTAGTACTGGTCAAAAATGTACCGCGTCTTCTAGACTAGTTGTTCATGCCTCCATTCATGATGAGTTTGTAGAACGCATGAGCCAATCCACTTCAGCTCTTAAGGTCGGTGACGCGCTTCAAGAAGGCACTCAAATTGGTCCAGCCGCAAGTCAACAGCAACTTGATTCCAACCTCAAATATATGGCTTTAGCAAAAGAAGAGGGCTGTGAAGTGGTCTGTGGAGGTAACAAGCTTGAGCTTGATAATCCTGGTTTTTATATGCAGCCAGCATTATTAATTGGGGGAAACAACTCTATGAGAGTTAATCGTGAGGAGCTTTTTGCACCGATGGCTTGCGTCATCAAAGTTGCAGATTATGAAGAGGCATTATCGGTTGCAAATGACACAGAATTTGGACTTGTTTCAGGAATTATTACTCAGTCTCTCTCAAGAGCAAGTCACTTTAGAAGGAATGCAGAAAGTGGCTGCGTTATGGTGAACTTACCGACAGCAGGTACGGACTATCATGTCCCATTTGGAGGTAGAAAAAATTCAAGCTTTGGCCCTAGAGAGCAAGGAACTTATGCCAAAGAGCTTTATACTCAAGTTAAGACTTCTTATATTTCTAGCGGAAATCCATAA